From a single Nostoc sp. MS1 genomic region:
- a CDS encoding YtxH domain-containing protein: MSNNRSGVFIGGLMLGATIGALAGLLAAPRTGRETRKILKKSADAIPELAEDLSTSVQIQADKLSANALRNWDETLDRLRDAIAAGIDASQRESQVIKRQQPSPESDSLAEELERP; this comes from the coding sequence ATGTCTAATAACCGTTCTGGAGTATTTATTGGCGGTTTGATGCTGGGAGCTACTATAGGTGCTTTAGCAGGGTTACTTGCAGCTCCACGCACAGGGCGCGAAACTCGCAAAATTTTAAAAAAATCTGCTGATGCAATTCCCGAATTGGCAGAAGATTTATCAACCAGTGTCCAAATTCAAGCAGATAAGCTTTCTGCTAATGCTTTACGCAACTGGGATGAAACCTTGGATAGATTACGGGATGCGATCGCGGCTGGTATAGATGCTAGTCAGCGTGAAAGCCAAGTAATAAAGCGTCAACAACCAAGCCCAGAATCCGATTCGCTTGCTGAAGAATTAGAACGTCCATAA
- a CDS encoding peptidoglycan-binding protein — translation MDTLAYLHLAETYGASTKEVSLPEISCSKNHGALMLAVSLTMGSLSGYLPATAALKKGHRNAQVVSLQQKLKATGYFQQAPTGYYGPLTEAAVKRFQQAHGLKADGVAGPATLAALESNVGVSDSTVVPPQAVETKSALKKGDISDRIISLQEKLQADGYYKGEITGIFDDATQAAVIRFQQANSLVTDGVVGRQTSSVLESSSRKLATSLPEKTTLKPFLAEEPQNPQNQTEIAPQDSSKFEEPQKPINQEDITPQSSTPPDASQKMRLIKTISGQISPKSVVYSGNGLFFAQNMMYNHTITVYNRDYELVKVIPDAVDLSKYGHSKYKGKYRGSPVEASFSHNGKYAWVSNYQMYGTGFNNPGDDKCNPSQNTDKSFLYRIDTESLEIDRVIPVGSVPKFVATTGDGNLVLVSNWCSWDLSIVDTNENREIKRIPLGRYPRGIAVDAASENAYVAVMGSYDIAKVNLKDFSVHWLKNIGRSPRHLNLDPSGKYLYASLNGEGKIAKISLSEGRVVEKVTSGDAPRSMVLSADGEVIYVVNYGENTVSKIRTNDMKILQKIKVEPHPIGITYDPKTREVWVACYSGNIMVFQD, via the coding sequence ATGGATACACTTGCTTATTTGCATTTAGCTGAGACTTACGGAGCATCTACCAAAGAAGTATCTTTACCGGAAATATCTTGCTCAAAGAATCATGGGGCGTTAATGCTGGCGGTTTCCTTGACTATGGGTTCTTTAAGTGGGTATCTTCCTGCTACGGCTGCTTTAAAAAAAGGTCACAGAAATGCTCAGGTGGTATCACTCCAGCAAAAATTAAAAGCTACAGGATATTTTCAACAAGCTCCTACAGGATACTATGGGCCTTTAACTGAAGCGGCTGTAAAGAGATTTCAACAAGCTCATGGTTTAAAGGCTGATGGTGTTGCTGGCCCAGCAACCTTAGCAGCATTAGAGTCTAATGTGGGTGTATCAGATTCTACTGTTGTACCTCCTCAAGCAGTGGAAACTAAGTCGGCTTTGAAAAAAGGTGATATTAGCGATCGCATCATCTCTTTGCAAGAAAAATTACAAGCCGATGGATACTATAAAGGGGAGATTACAGGCATTTTTGATGATGCAACTCAAGCAGCCGTTATCCGATTTCAGCAAGCTAATAGCTTAGTTACTGATGGTGTTGTTGGTAGACAAACATCATCTGTTTTAGAATCAAGTTCGAGGAAATTAGCTACTTCACTACCCGAAAAAACTACTCTTAAACCTTTTTTAGCTGAGGAACCTCAAAATCCGCAAAATCAGACGGAAATAGCACCTCAAGACTCTTCAAAATTTGAGGAACCGCAAAAGCCCATAAATCAGGAAGACATAACGCCTCAATCATCTACGCCTCCAGACGCTTCACAAAAGATGAGGCTGATCAAAACTATTTCTGGGCAAATTTCACCTAAATCTGTGGTGTATTCGGGTAATGGTTTATTTTTTGCCCAAAATATGATGTATAACCACACAATTACCGTGTATAACCGCGACTATGAATTAGTCAAAGTTATTCCCGATGCAGTGGATTTATCTAAATATGGGCATTCCAAGTATAAAGGTAAGTATAGAGGCTCACCAGTAGAAGCGAGTTTTTCCCATAATGGTAAGTATGCTTGGGTGTCTAATTATCAAATGTATGGGACTGGCTTTAACAACCCTGGTGATGATAAATGTAATCCATCTCAAAATACCGACAAAAGTTTCTTATATCGCATTGATACAGAAAGTTTAGAAATTGACAGAGTTATCCCTGTTGGTTCTGTACCGAAATTTGTGGCTACAACTGGTGATGGAAACCTAGTGTTAGTTAGTAACTGGTGTTCCTGGGATTTAAGTATAGTAGATACTAATGAAAATAGAGAAATCAAACGGATTCCACTAGGTCGATATCCTCGCGGAATTGCTGTTGATGCAGCTTCAGAAAATGCTTATGTTGCTGTCATGGGTTCTTACGATATTGCTAAAGTTAACTTAAAAGATTTTTCAGTACATTGGTTAAAAAATATAGGTCGTTCACCACGACATTTGAATCTTGACCCATCAGGTAAATATCTTTATGCTTCTTTAAATGGTGAAGGTAAAATTGCCAAGATTAGTTTATCTGAAGGGAGAGTAGTAGAGAAAGTAACTTCCGGTGATGCTCCTCGTAGTATGGTTTTATCTGCTGATGGTGAAGTAATTTATGTTGTGAACTATGGCGAAAATACGGTTAGTAAAATTCGTACTAATGACATGAAGATTTTACAAAAAATCAAAGTAGAACCTCATCCTATAGGCATTACTTACGATCCAAAAACTAGAGAAGTTTGGGTGGCTTGTTATTCCGGCAATATTATGGTTTTTCAAGATTAA
- a CDS encoding DUF5331 domain-containing protein yields MDIQGLRQSLKIKWLSYYEQNRSWLDKMRVWATYNGLRRPSSGFILATLSVLEPEFEQVLAFIMELNNDPDEIVAALGLNFNPNTELLAQQNYHQQQQTESKAPASNGFAADTQYLESAPMLSLVQKPERSPTNNRNVNSQKAIGYTSPKVNTVNANGNNIYAHSALQSLSDHRKSSSVLMTDDPVKPTPPSLKLALAAETSQNSKIVRVLEITTKPGQQKTLPLLKLAKEITQNEQYLNTAAPTSKLNALPKTNATTLASWVDEFCQGTGAN; encoded by the coding sequence ATGGACATTCAGGGGCTGCGTCAATCCTTGAAAATAAAGTGGTTGAGTTATTACGAGCAAAATCGCTCTTGGTTGGACAAAATGAGGGTTTGGGCTACTTATAATGGTCTGCGGCGACCTTCATCTGGATTCATTTTGGCAACACTTTCTGTTTTAGAGCCAGAGTTTGAGCAGGTACTAGCTTTTATTATGGAGCTAAATAATGACCCGGATGAGATTGTTGCTGCTTTAGGTTTGAATTTCAATCCCAATACTGAGTTGCTAGCACAACAAAATTATCATCAACAGCAGCAAACTGAAAGCAAAGCCCCAGCCTCTAATGGATTTGCTGCCGATACTCAATATTTAGAAAGTGCGCCTATGCTTTCATTGGTGCAGAAACCTGAGCGATCGCCAACAAATAATAGGAATGTTAACAGTCAAAAGGCCATCGGCTATACTTCACCCAAGGTCAACACAGTTAATGCAAATGGTAATAATATCTACGCTCACTCAGCATTACAATCTTTGAGCGATCACCGCAAGTCGTCATCAGTTCTAATGACAGATGATCCAGTCAAACCTACGCCACCCTCCCTCAAACTGGCACTAGCAGCAGAAACTTCCCAAAATAGCAAAATAGTCAGAGTTTTAGAAATTACAACTAAACCAGGTCAACAAAAAACTCTACCTTTACTAAAATTGGCTAAAGAAATAACCCAAAATGAACAATATTTAAACACAGCAGCACCTACTTCCAAATTAAACGCATTACCAAAGACAAATGCCACTACTTTGGCCTCTTGGGTAGATGAATTTTGTCAGGGTACTGGTGCTAATTAA
- the egtC gene encoding ergothioneine biosynthesis protein EgtC: MCRLIGYLGSSIRLDELVYKKDHSLYEQSYNSLELKSGVVCADGVGIGWYDEAAKSFIYRNTIPLWNDTNLQELSQYIQSNCIVGYARLAGIGESLDISNCQPFRSGKLLFVHNGEISSFPQTLYRPIRDNLSDSTYNLIKGMTDSEHIFALLVEMWQSSPDTTLVSAIHSTLQKLTELAEKYDTTFSSNLIVSDGQAIAAVRYAYGMQAPTLYWSYDNESHANGVIVASEPLSQDNWTAFPEKSILLVEADSLMPKIIPLELHS, translated from the coding sequence ATGTGTAGATTAATTGGCTATCTTGGCAGCAGCATTCGATTAGATGAATTGGTATATAAAAAAGACCATTCTCTGTATGAACAAAGTTATAATTCTCTGGAATTAAAATCCGGCGTTGTATGTGCCGATGGCGTTGGTATAGGCTGGTATGATGAAGCGGCAAAATCATTTATTTACCGTAATACTATCCCACTTTGGAACGATACAAATTTGCAAGAGTTAAGCCAATATATACAATCTAATTGCATTGTAGGTTATGCAAGATTAGCAGGAATTGGCGAATCTCTGGACATTAGTAATTGTCAACCTTTCCGTAGCGGTAAACTTTTGTTTGTCCATAATGGAGAAATATCAAGTTTTCCACAGACACTTTATAGACCAATACGTGATAATCTTTCGGATTCAACATACAATTTGATTAAAGGCATGACGGATTCTGAACATATTTTTGCACTCTTAGTAGAAATGTGGCAGTCATCCCCAGACACGACTCTTGTGTCAGCTATACATAGCACGCTGCAAAAATTGACTGAGTTAGCGGAAAAATACGATACCACTTTTAGTAGCAATCTGATTGTTAGTGATGGGCAAGCGATCGCAGCCGTCCGTTATGCTTATGGTATGCAAGCACCTACTCTCTATTGGTCTTATGACAATGAAAGTCATGCAAACGGAGTGATAGTTGCATCAGAACCTTTATCTCAAGACAATTGGACAGCTTTTCCAGAAAAAAGTATTTTACTGGTTGAAGCAGATTCTCTAATGCCAAAAATTATACCTTTGGAGCTACATTCGTAG
- a CDS encoding dynamin family protein — MVNQVATDKFIQDLERVAQVRSEIAVSLQQLCQTISQAEFVGDTSSGKLSLERDLEDISVASKNLKNGVFRLLVLGDMKRGKSTFLNALIGENLLPSDVNPCTAVLTVLRYGPEKKVTIHFNDGKSPLVLDFQSFKYKYTIDPAEAKKLEQEKKQAFPDVDYAVVEYPLSLLEKGIEIVDSPGLNDTEARNELSLGYVNNCHAILFVMRASQPCTLGERRYLENYIKGRGLSVFFLINAWDQVKESLIDPDDVEELQAAEDRLRQVFKANLSEYCYVDGHDIYDERVFELSSIQALRRRLKNPQADLSGTGFSEFMASLNIFLTRERAIAELRQVRTLARQAVNHTREAIGRRLPLLDHDVDELKKRIDSVEPEFTKLQNIRDQFQKEIFSTRDNQARKVSESFRSYILNLGNTFESDFLRYQPELNLLDFLSNGKREAFNAALQKAFEQYMTDKFAAWSLTAEKDINAAFKELSYSASQYGASYNQVTDRITEKLTGQKVIVNPTTTTEDDKSPAWAKWAMGLLSLTRGNLAGVALAGAGFDWKNILLNYFTVIGVGGIITAVTGVFLGPIGFALLGLGVGFLQADQARKELVKTAKKELVKYLPQVAHEQSQTVYDAVKECFDAYEREVSKRINDDITARKSELDNLLKQKETREINREGELRRFKSLQEDVIAQLQKIETAYSSLLAYYG, encoded by the coding sequence GTGGTTAATCAAGTAGCAACTGATAAATTTATTCAAGATTTGGAACGTGTAGCTCAAGTACGTTCGGAAATTGCTGTATCTCTACAACAATTATGCCAGACAATTAGTCAAGCTGAATTTGTTGGAGATACATCATCAGGTAAGCTGAGTTTAGAAAGAGATTTAGAAGATATTTCAGTCGCTAGTAAAAACCTCAAGAATGGTGTCTTTCGGCTGCTGGTATTAGGCGACATGAAGCGGGGTAAAAGTACCTTCCTTAATGCTTTGATTGGGGAGAACTTATTACCTAGTGATGTTAACCCCTGTACGGCAGTCTTAACAGTATTGCGTTACGGCCCAGAGAAAAAAGTTACAATTCATTTTAATGATGGCAAAAGCCCACTAGTTCTAGATTTTCAAAGTTTTAAATATAAATATACAATTGACCCTGCCGAAGCGAAAAAGTTAGAGCAAGAGAAAAAACAAGCTTTCCCTGATGTTGATTATGCAGTGGTAGAATATCCTTTAAGTTTACTAGAAAAAGGAATTGAAATTGTTGATAGTCCTGGGTTAAATGACACGGAAGCACGCAATGAATTATCCTTGGGATATGTGAATAATTGTCATGCTATTCTATTTGTCATGAGAGCTTCCCAACCTTGTACTTTGGGTGAGCGTCGCTATTTAGAAAATTATATTAAAGGTAGAGGTTTATCGGTTTTCTTCTTAATCAATGCGTGGGATCAGGTAAAGGAATCCTTAATTGATCCTGATGATGTAGAAGAGTTACAAGCGGCGGAAGATAGATTACGCCAAGTATTTAAAGCCAATTTATCAGAATATTGTTATGTAGATGGTCATGATATTTATGATGAGCGGGTGTTTGAGTTGTCATCAATTCAAGCATTACGGCGGCGGTTGAAAAATCCCCAAGCTGACTTATCTGGAACTGGCTTTTCTGAGTTTATGGCTAGTCTAAATATATTTCTTACCAGAGAAAGGGCGATCGCAGAACTAAGACAAGTAAGAACTTTAGCCAGACAAGCCGTCAACCACACCCGTGAAGCTATTGGGAGAAGGCTACCCTTACTAGATCACGATGTTGATGAGTTGAAAAAACGTATTGATTCTGTTGAGCCTGAGTTTACCAAACTTCAGAATATCCGCGACCAATTTCAAAAGGAAATTTTTAGTACCAGAGATAATCAAGCTAGAAAAGTTTCTGAATCTTTCCGTAGCTATATATTAAATTTGGGTAATACTTTTGAAAGTGATTTCTTACGTTATCAACCAGAGTTAAATCTGTTGGATTTCCTCAGTAATGGTAAGAGGGAAGCTTTTAATGCTGCACTACAAAAAGCCTTTGAACAATACATGACTGATAAATTCGCTGCATGGAGTTTAACCGCCGAGAAGGATATTAATGCGGCGTTTAAAGAATTGTCTTACAGTGCTTCTCAGTATGGTGCATCATACAATCAAGTAACAGATAGGATAACTGAAAAACTTACTGGGCAGAAGGTTATAGTTAACCCTACCACAACCACAGAAGATGATAAATCTCCCGCTTGGGCAAAATGGGCAATGGGTTTGTTATCTTTAACTCGCGGAAATCTCGCTGGGGTGGCGTTAGCTGGTGCAGGTTTTGATTGGAAGAACATTCTTTTAAACTATTTTACTGTGATAGGTGTTGGGGGAATAATTACAGCCGTCACTGGGGTATTTTTAGGTCCTATTGGCTTTGCATTGCTAGGTTTGGGTGTAGGTTTCCTGCAAGCAGATCAGGCGCGGAAGGAGTTAGTTAAAACGGCTAAGAAGGAGTTGGTGAAATATCTCCCGCAGGTAGCCCATGAACAATCTCAAACTGTATATGATGCGGTTAAGGAATGTTTTGATGCTTATGAACGTGAGGTAAGTAAGCGCATTAATGATGATATTACTGCTCGTAAATCTGAGTTGGATAATTTGCTGAAGCAGAAGGAAACGAGGGAAATTAATCGGGAAGGTGAGTTGAGGAGGTTTAAGAGTTTGCAGGAGGATGTGATAGCACAGTTGCAGAAGATTGAGACTGCTTATAGTAGTTTGTTGGCTTATTATGGGTAG
- a CDS encoding DUF948 domain-containing protein: MTEPLFWLGLSIVLVAASLTAVLVAAIPALQELARAARSAEKLFDTLSRELPPTLEAIRTTGLEITDLTEDVSEGVKSAGQVVKQVDQSLDGARKQAQNLQVGTRSVFVGVKAAWKTFTRQKPTRRTERLSITEQSSLTLREREALKAENRLPKAEAYRINDSYQELSNWDNDVDE, encoded by the coding sequence GTGACTGAACCCCTGTTTTGGTTGGGACTTTCAATTGTCTTAGTTGCTGCCAGTTTAACTGCTGTGTTGGTAGCAGCAATACCCGCTTTGCAGGAATTAGCACGGGCTGCCCGTAGTGCGGAAAAACTATTTGATACACTCTCAAGAGAACTACCACCGACGTTAGAAGCCATCCGCACTACAGGCTTGGAAATTACAGACTTGACAGAAGATGTCAGCGAAGGTGTTAAAAGTGCTGGTCAAGTAGTCAAGCAAGTTGATCAAAGTTTAGATGGTGCAAGAAAACAAGCTCAAAATCTGCAAGTAGGTACACGCAGCGTCTTTGTTGGTGTCAAAGCAGCTTGGAAGACCTTCACCCGGCAAAAACCTACACGACGAACTGAACGTCTATCAATTACAGAACAATCTTCCTTAACTCTAAGAGAAAGAGAGGCACTAAAAGCAGAAAACCGACTCCCCAAAGCAGAAGCATACCGGATAAATGATAGTTATCAAGAACTCTCCAACTGGGACAATGATGTTGATGAGTAA
- a CDS encoding DUF3040 domain-containing protein, whose protein sequence is MTSPSDRNQEIEQRERRLREKEVELRLREMEQQMTNSDVPFHKTVKHQPEEKPWMKKVVLGGKLFALGVAALVAVRVASVLAGFIIVAVLGWVSYQLFFVSRKKS, encoded by the coding sequence ATGACATCTCCAAGCGATCGCAATCAAGAAATTGAGCAACGGGAACGTAGGCTGCGTGAGAAAGAAGTAGAATTGCGGCTGCGGGAAATGGAACAGCAAATGACTAATAGTGATGTTCCTTTCCATAAGACTGTGAAGCATCAGCCAGAAGAAAAACCTTGGATGAAAAAAGTGGTTCTGGGTGGAAAGTTGTTTGCTTTGGGTGTAGCGGCGTTAGTTGCGGTAAGAGTCGCTTCAGTTTTAGCTGGGTTCATTATTGTTGCTGTTCTGGGATGGGTATCTTATCAACTATTTTTTGTGTCTCGAAAAAAATCTTAA
- a CDS encoding dynamin family protein translates to MGEYEGLVGALKSASGLLGWEKTSKLYRDVMSVCDYLVNPNFRIAVFGPFNYGKSTLLNAMLGSRTLPIDLIPTTGAAITVKYGSSVRSRIMLVDGTEVYRSGTEVLQQFAILDGNRQMRQDVASVEVFCPHPFLETGVEFVDLPGTNDREEQDNLVKEQLLSADLVVQLLDARKLMTLGERENLRDWLLDRGIKTVIFVANFINLLEPEEQQQVQNRLRFVAESFRAELPPGFSNLYRVDALPALRARLKGDVAAASSSGLATFEAALQNVVGILQQNRGGVRLPRVEAIASQIQLSLKYKIDPLVNEIKSINDKHNAKLEIKQKAQDLIERGFAASVKELYNWLLLPNLLAKYQSDAAVALAENNFKSLQTNKLKKDLQDLQLAVVKWLYQAYEFFQEERPEDLSIPFPSEPSITLPPKPDNSDVWSEPGSIAVGGGIGWLLGGPVGAAVVGSISYLLNKNVQKQDDDSAQESYHQQVAKLCIAATEDYFSQLSNQGLSILATYERQSDKVICFKVSQEPREITKKREELQKLQQGFNQLINELEKLKINTQYQPYIEIPKPQQTPPRQQQRVYAYPPRQQVYTPPPPKAPSSANASQARETSEKKVESPRQQVYTSPPPKAPSSNSAELEAKFRNWELDEEIAQMKAKMGSPSSQNRQQAAKPPKNQAETNKIALAYKILELPQGASLADVKQAYRNLVKKWHPDLFVGKPQLQKQAQEKMHLVNEAYNILSNL, encoded by the coding sequence ATGGGGGAGTATGAGGGTTTAGTTGGGGCTTTGAAGTCTGCGTCTGGGTTGTTGGGGTGGGAGAAGACATCTAAGTTGTATCGGGATGTGATGTCTGTTTGTGATTATTTGGTTAATCCTAATTTTCGCATTGCGGTTTTTGGGCCTTTTAATTATGGTAAGTCTACTTTGTTAAATGCCATGTTGGGGAGTCGGACTTTACCTATTGATTTGATTCCGACTACTGGTGCGGCGATTACGGTTAAGTATGGTTCTAGTGTGCGATCGCGTATTATGTTGGTGGACGGTACAGAAGTCTATCGTAGTGGTACGGAGGTTTTACAACAGTTTGCTATCCTTGATGGTAATCGCCAGATGCGTCAAGATGTGGCATCGGTGGAAGTGTTTTGTCCTCATCCCTTCTTGGAAACTGGGGTGGAGTTTGTTGATTTACCAGGAACAAATGACCGGGAGGAGCAGGATAATTTAGTTAAGGAACAACTTTTAAGTGCAGATTTGGTGGTGCAGTTACTTGATGCACGTAAGTTGATGACGTTGGGAGAACGGGAAAACCTGCGAGATTGGTTATTGGATAGGGGTATTAAGACAGTTATATTTGTTGCTAATTTTATTAATTTACTAGAACCCGAAGAACAACAACAGGTACAAAATCGCTTGCGGTTTGTGGCTGAGAGTTTCCGTGCTGAGTTACCACCAGGATTTAGTAATTTATATCGTGTTGATGCTTTACCAGCTTTACGCGCCAGATTAAAAGGGGATGTAGCGGCGGCGAGTTCTAGCGGTTTGGCAACTTTTGAAGCAGCATTGCAAAATGTTGTGGGTATTTTACAACAAAATCGGGGTGGTGTGAGGTTGCCGAGGGTGGAGGCGATCGCATCTCAAATCCAGTTATCATTAAAATATAAAATTGACCCCCTTGTTAATGAAATCAAGTCTATTAATGATAAGCACAATGCTAAATTAGAAATTAAACAAAAAGCTCAAGATTTAATTGAGCGTGGCTTTGCTGCTAGTGTGAAAGAGTTATATAATTGGTTATTATTACCTAACTTACTTGCTAAATATCAATCTGATGCTGCCGTAGCTTTGGCAGAAAACAATTTTAAATCTTTGCAAACAAATAAGTTAAAGAAAGACTTACAAGATTTACAATTAGCAGTAGTTAAATGGCTTTATCAAGCATACGAATTTTTCCAAGAAGAAAGACCAGAAGATTTATCAATTCCTTTCCCCAGCGAACCAAGTATTACATTACCGCCTAAGCCAGATAATAGTGATGTCTGGAGTGAACCTGGTTCAATTGCCGTAGGTGGTGGTATCGGATGGTTATTAGGTGGGCCTGTGGGTGCGGCTGTAGTTGGCAGTATTTCTTATTTGTTAAACAAAAATGTCCAGAAACAAGATGATGATTCCGCTCAGGAATCTTATCATCAACAAGTAGCTAAACTTTGTATCGCTGCAACCGAAGATTATTTTTCTCAATTAAGTAATCAAGGTTTATCAATCTTGGCTACATACGAACGCCAATCCGATAAGGTAATTTGTTTTAAAGTTAGTCAAGAACCACGGGAAATTACTAAAAAGCGTGAAGAATTACAGAAATTACAACAGGGGTTTAATCAATTAATAAATGAGTTAGAAAAACTAAAAATAAATACTCAATATCAGCCTTATATAGAAATACCCAAACCTCAACAAACACCTCCTCGACAACAGCAACGGGTTTATGCTTACCCACCACGACAGCAAGTATATACTCCCCCACCACCAAAAGCGCCTTCTTCCGCCAATGCTTCCCAGGCGCGGGAGACATCTGAGAAGAAAGTAGAATCACCACGACAGCAAGTATATACTTCCCCACCACCAAAAGCGCCTTCTTCCAACTCAGCAGAGTTAGAAGCAAAGTTCCGTAATTGGGAACTGGATGAGGAAATAGCGCAGATGAAAGCAAAAATGGGTTCTCCTAGTTCTCAGAATCGTCAGCAAGCTGCTAAACCACCTAAAAACCAAGCAGAAACGAATAAAATTGCTCTTGCTTATAAGATTTTGGAATTACCACAAGGTGCATCTTTGGCTGATGTCAAACAGGCTTATCGTAATTTAGTAAAAAAATGGCATCCAGACTTATTTGTTGGTAAGCCACAATTACAAAAGCAGGCGCAAGAGAAGATGCACTTAGTTAATGAGGCTTATAATATTTTGTCTAACCTTTAA
- a CDS encoding alternative oxidase — MWRKADWLKVHFAESWNELHHLLIMESLGGADSWGDRFLAKTTALIYYWTITLLYFVSPRSAYRFMELVEQHAYESYNKFLTTYEAQLKAQAAPEVAKQYYRDGDLYMFDEFQTSHFPTERRPKIDNLYDVFVAIRDDEMEHVKTMLACQQTNAQFSFKSPHNLEGRTILITSAEVNSREVLN; from the coding sequence TTGTGGCGTAAAGCTGATTGGTTAAAGGTTCACTTTGCTGAATCTTGGAATGAATTACATCACTTGTTGATTATGGAGAGTTTAGGGGGTGCGGATTCTTGGGGCGATCGCTTTTTAGCAAAAACAACTGCTTTAATATATTACTGGACTATTACTCTTCTCTATTTTGTCTCTCCCCGTTCCGCCTATAGATTTATGGAATTGGTAGAACAACACGCTTATGAAAGCTACAACAAATTTCTCACAACTTACGAAGCACAACTAAAAGCACAAGCAGCGCCGGAAGTAGCAAAACAATACTATCGGGACGGAGATTTATATATGTTTGATGAATTTCAAACATCACATTTTCCCACAGAACGCCGTCCCAAAATAGATAATCTCTATGATGTATTTGTAGCCATCCGTGATGATGAGATGGAACACGTAAAAACAATGTTAGCCTGTCAACAAACCAATGCTCAATTCTCCTTCAAGAGTCCTCACAATTTGGAAGGGAGAACAATATTAATCACAAGTGCTGAGGTAAATAGTAGGGAGGTTTTAAATTAA
- a CDS encoding (2Fe-2S) ferredoxin domain-containing protein, translating to MTDITQPSNSLVTKPSTPRCVRVCQNRTCKKQGAKEVLAAFEALPVADVSVMGSSCLGQCGNGPMVLILPDMVWYSGVQPDEVCLLVEQHLLGGQKVKQMLYYRFHPQK from the coding sequence ATGACTGATATCACGCAACCATCAAACTCACTCGTTACAAAACCATCCACTCCAAGATGTGTAAGGGTTTGTCAAAATCGCACCTGTAAAAAGCAAGGTGCAAAAGAGGTGTTAGCGGCTTTTGAGGCTTTGCCAGTTGCAGATGTGAGTGTCATGGGTAGCAGTTGCTTAGGGCAGTGTGGTAACGGGCCGATGGTGCTGATTTTACCGGATATGGTTTGGTATAGCGGTGTTCAGCCTGATGAAGTATGTCTGTTGGTAGAACAACACTTACTAGGTGGTCAAAAGGTCAAGCAGATGCTCTATTATCGGTTTCATCCCCAAAAATAG
- a CDS encoding cysteine synthase A produces the protein MDIKNGFVGTIGNTPLIRLNSFSEETGCEILAKAEFLNPGGSVKDRAALYIIKDAEEKGLLKPGGTVVEGTAGNTGIGLAHICNAKGYKCLIIIPNTQSQEKIDALTALGAEVRPVPAVPYKDPNNYVKLSGRIAAELDNAIWANQFDNLANRRAHYETTGPEIWTQTDGKVDGWVAATGTGGTFAGVAMYLKEKNPAVKCVVADPLGSGLYSYIKTGEIKIEGNSITEGIGNSRVTANMEDAPADDAIQIDDTEALRVVYQLLRKDGLLMGGSTGINVAAAVALAKQLGPGHTIVTILCDSGSRYQSRIFNSEWLASKGLSVD, from the coding sequence ATGGATATCAAAAATGGCTTTGTAGGCACGATTGGCAACACACCACTGATTCGTTTAAATAGTTTTAGCGAAGAAACAGGGTGTGAAATTTTAGCTAAAGCAGAATTTCTCAATCCTGGTGGTTCAGTTAAAGATCGTGCTGCACTTTACATCATCAAAGATGCAGAAGAAAAAGGCTTACTCAAACCCGGCGGAACCGTTGTAGAAGGGACTGCGGGTAATACGGGTATTGGACTTGCGCATATTTGCAATGCCAAAGGCTACAAATGCCTCATCATTATTCCTAACACCCAATCACAAGAAAAAATTGACGCACTCACAGCTTTAGGCGCGGAAGTTCGTCCTGTGCCGGCTGTACCTTATAAAGACCCAAATAACTACGTCAAACTCTCTGGGAGAATTGCTGCTGAGTTAGACAATGCCATTTGGGCAAATCAGTTTGACAATTTAGCAAACCGCCGCGCTCATTACGAAACCACAGGCCCAGAAATCTGGACACAAACCGATGGTAAAGTTGATGGTTGGGTAGCGGCAACTGGTACTGGTGGTACATTTGCAGGTGTAGCCATGTACCTGAAAGAAAAAAATCCTGCCGTTAAATGTGTTGTAGCAGACCCACTGGGTAGCGGACTGTACAGTTACATTAAAACTGGGGAAATCAAGATAGAGGGAAATTCTATCACTGAAGGTATTGGTAACAGCCGCGTCACAGCTAACATGGAAGACGCACCAGCTGACGATGCCATCCAAATAGATGACACGGAAGCTTTGCGAGTAGTTTATCAACTACTACGCAAAGATGGGTTATTAATGGGTGGTTCGACTGGTATTAATGTGGCGGCGGCTGTGGCTTTGGCAAAACAATTAGGCCCTGGCCATACAATTGTTACTATCCTCTGTGATAGTGGTTCCCGCTATCAATCACGCATATTTAACAGCGAATGGCTGGCTTCTAAAGGACTATCTGTAGATTAG